CGCCTgggcatcgccgccgccgtgctgcaATTCTTCGActtcttctccgccgccaAACAGGTCAGCTGCGTCCTCCTGTTCTtgtcccccgccgccgctgcttgctGCCTTCTCCCGCcttgcgcgcgcgcgcgccgtgcTCACCACCTGTTTGTGGAAATGCCGACAGAAAGTGGCGCTCAACATCGTGGCCACCGTCATCGAAGGCTGCGGCGGAACCGACGTGCCCAAGGCCATGGAcgctgcgccggcgctctgCACCCTCCTGCAGTCCTCCGACAAGACGGTACCGCCTGTTTTATGCTGATTTTTGGGTTTTGGTCGCTTGTTTCCCTTTTGATACGACACGGCCAGCTGTTCTGATGCGATCTCTGTGGATGCCAGATACTCGAGTCGGCTCTTTCTTGCCTGGCGAtgatcgccgtcggcgccCGCGGGAATGCCGTACAAATGGACAAGCTTTGCGACTCGAAGGTGGTCGAGGTGGCCATGAGACTGCTGGAGAATGACGGGTGGAAGAGCCTCGATGACCAGACTCTATATGTATGTGGCATGATTCTGCATGTCTCCTCAGTCACTACCAGTTCACGTTTTACTGCTGCTCTCTGTCTTATCATTAACCCGTGAGGACTCATGGATGAATTGGCTGTGTATTTGTGACAGGACATCCTTGGGCTGTTAAAAAATCTTGCTTCCGTCTCCACGAAGGCCGTGAAGTCCCTCTTTGACTTGCGTGTTTGCGATCTGCTCAAGCAGATGATAACTTACTACAGCCGCTCGCACAGTGACAGTCATGAGGTACTATACTTGTTCTGTTTCAATTGCATCAGTATATCTATCTCTGGACACACAAGGAGATTGGAGTATTTACAGTGGTGTTTTCTCATCAAGTTATGCATTTATATGTAGTCAGCTTCATGTGCCACATTTTTATGATAAATCAGAGAACATATTTTATGTACTTTTGAAGGGTACAAACCTTTCCATTTAGGttttatattttaaaaattacTATGGATGTGTGTCTGATATGCCCCACTACATTAGATATGTGAATGACCATGCATGCTGCTTGTGAACCTCTTGGTAAAAATGTCTTGACATATAGTTCCAAACTTCAGTTGCAGATGCTTGTAGAGTTCATCTATCAGCTTATGCGACCTCTTGAAACATCTGACCATCGGACAGGGCTAAATGCCATCATCATAGAACAAAGTACATACATTGACCAGCTTGCTGGCATTGTGACCCTTATAATACAGGTATGAGGAGGCCCTTGACATACATTACATTCTCCTAAGAAAACGAGGTGTCCATAGAACTGTCCCTTGACATACATATTTCTGCTCTCCAACGTAGGTTGCGAAGTGTGGCGCAGTATCATCAGTTTGCTACAGATGCATTGTTGTCATCGGCAACATTGTTGAATTAAGCACGCCTACGTTCCTGGTGGAACTACAAAAGACAGCAAATCTCTCGAGGTGAATTTTGCCACAGTTTGTTGTCTCCTACTGGATATGGTAGTCTTAAACATGACGTTTGTCATCTTGCATGTTTCTCATGTTTATCCTTTTGTTATTGTATCAGCTTTCTTACTTGTTTGTTGGCCCGGAAGAACCGCCATGTTGTGTTGGAAACACTTAAAGTTTCAAAGACCCTTTTGAAAAAGCATCATCATTTTTTCTTCGAGGCCTTTGCCAAGGAGGGAGTGAAGCAGACAGTTGATGCTATACACGCACAAGAAAATCACAAGTCGAAAAGAAATAGCACTATGCAAGAAACTTGTGTTTGCTTTGATCTAGACTCGGATGTTTCCTCAGCAGATGGGTGCAAGATTGAGAACAATGCTATTCTCAATCTAGCAGAAGAGATCAAGAAGAGTTTCTTGCTTGTCAAAGCAAGTAACAAATCTCCCCATCGGTTTGGGTGTGTGATTAAAACCATTAGAGATTTTTTTGCTCAGTTGAATGGTTATACCATTACAACCCGCACCCGAAATCCGGATCTCTGCAAAGAGTTATCTGATGTCTCAAGGAGGTTATTATCGGATCAACTTCCAAGTACTTCTACTTTTACATTTGTGAAGAGCGGATCGACCAAACATTTAGCGGATTATCTCTCTAACGGCGCATACTTCAATTCAAATCTCAATAATTGCCAGAGCTTCGTAGAGCAGCTTAAGGAGGTGCAAATTCGGCTGCAAAAATTCACTCATTTGGCTCTCATGGTGTCCAACGAAAGCTCTGAGAAACCCCTTGGGATcttggtggagaagctgctAGATGCTCTGCACATGTGTTATGACAGTTTTCCTGTAATGTTATCTGATTATGAACTGCGTACTCGTGACAGCACTATGATTCCACTGAGGCATTCTGGAAATGAGGAATCAGGATCACTGTATATAAAATTTGTCAGGGCATGCAGGGAGAAAGAGTTGCACAATTATAATGATGTTCTCCCCGTTGATCTTTACTCAAAGCCGGATGACATTGAAGCTGTCCTCTGGCCTGAGATTTGTGAATCTACAGAGGACGGGCAGAGCTCCTCAAGATTGATGTTTTCTTACAAAGGCACAAAACTCCAGCCATCCGCAACATTTTTTGAGTCACTTGTCCGTTTAATGAATAAGGGGCAATCTTATGTCATGATTGACCCATCTTTCTGGGATGAAGAACACAAAATCTCGTATAAGAGAACAAAAGTAAGCAGGGAAATCTCTTCTTGGAGTTCCTATAATACTCAGTTATCTGCCATGCATGAGAAACTTGAGCAGTCATGGCTAAAGGACCCAGCTTTCTGTACCATATTCCTTGGCAAGCTTCCTGGTGATGTGGATGAATCTGATCCATCCTATGATTTGTTATTCACGCTGAAAGTTCTTGAAGGGCTCAACCGTTTTTCGTATCAACTATCAATGGATGAACAGATATCCAAATTTGCTGAAGGCTGCCTCCGAGATTTGGATGACCTTAAGGTGACAATCTCTCCAATACCACAGCATTATTTCCTGAGTAGCCTTCTGACGAATAAGCTGGAGCTGCAAATGCAAGAGAGCTTGTTTGAGGATGGGTTGATACCCTCGTGGTGTGTCTATCTGGTGGAAACTTGCCCCTTCTTATTGTCCTTCAGCACACGGTGGAAGTACTTCTGCCTGACTGTGCATCGCTCGTTCATGGCAGACAAGGCAAGTACTCCTCCAGATGAGGCTAGTCCTGACACAGAGGCAAATATTGCTGTAGATGTGGCAAGTACCCCTCCAGACGAAACAAGTAGTGATACAGATGAGGCAAGTACTGATGCAGATGAGGCAAGTACTGCGAAACGAACTAAGAAGCACAAAGTAATGCGAGGTAACATACTTGAAGATGCTGCATCAATGATGAGCACACATGCGTCAAGCAACGAAACCCTTGAGGTGGTATTTGAAGGAGAGGTTGGGACTGGGCGAGGCCCGACCTTTGAATTCTATACTACAGTTAGTCATGAACTTCAGAGGGTTGGGACTGGGATGTGGAGAGGAGATAATGCTAGAAAACCGGAAGGAGAAACTGTATTCCTTCATGCTACTTTTGGTCTTTTTCCGCAGCCATGGTCCTCAGTAAGCTCTTCATCACGGGGGATTGAATTGTCTGATGtggtaaaaaaattcaagcTTCTTGGCCATCTTGTAGCGAGAGCAGTTCTGGATGGAAGGATTCTGGACATCCCT
The Brachypodium distachyon strain Bd21 chromosome 2, Brachypodium_distachyon_v3.0, whole genome shotgun sequence genome window above contains:
- the LOC100821597 gene encoding E3 ubiquitin-protein ligase UPL4, producing MADILRYVMAALQSSGEEDAGAQAAALAALCDTLAMSDTDMLLAAFPVDFFAARLPALIKPKPSNGEIETNMESDVPLLAARAIAEACEALPQWARSFQRAGAVEALRHRLLAVDNIDLAEELKGKKAKRDELNHTSMYIYLFIYLSGRLSYALPVAFALQCLRALDAISTQCPAQCLRLGIAAAVLQFFDFFSAAKQKVALNIVATVIEGCGGTDVPKAMDAAPALCTLLQSSDKTILESALSCLAMIAVGARGNAVQMDKLCDSKVVEVAMRLLENDGWKSLDDQTLYDILGLLKNLASVSTKAVKSLFDLRVCDLLKQMITYYSRSHSDSHELQMLVEFIYQLMRPLETSDHRTGLNAIIIEQSTYIDQLAGIVTLIIQVAKCGAVSSVCYRCIVVIGNIVELSTPTFLVELQKTANLSSFLTCLLARKNRHVVLETLKVSKTLLKKHHHFFFEAFAKEGVKQTVDAIHAQENHKSKRNSTMQETCVCFDLDSDVSSADGCKIENNAILNLAEEIKKSFLLVKASNKSPHRFGCVIKTIRDFFAQLNGYTITTRTRNPDLCKELSDVSRRLLSDQLPSTSTFTFVKSGSTKHLADYLSNGAYFNSNLNNCQSFVEQLKEVQIRLQKFTHLALMVSNESSEKPLGILVEKLLDALHMCYDSFPVMLSDYELRTRDSTMIPLRHSGNEESGSLYIKFVRACREKELHNYNDVLPVDLYSKPDDIEAVLWPEICESTEDGQSSSRLMFSYKGTKLQPSATFFESLVRLMNKGQSYVMIDPSFWDEEHKISYKRTKVSREISSWSSYNTQLSAMHEKLEQSWLKDPAFCTIFLGKLPGDVDESDPSYDLLFTLKVLEGLNRFSYQLSMDEQISKFAEGCLRDLDDLKVTISPIPQHYFLSSLLTNKLELQMQESLFEDGLIPSWCVYLVETCPFLLSFSTRWKYFCLTVHRSFMADKASTPPDEASPDTEANIAVDVASTPPDETSSDTDEASTDADEASTAKRTKKHKVMRGNILEDAASMMSTHASSNETLEVVFEGEVGTGRGPTFEFYTTVSHELQRVGTGMWRGDNARKPEGETVFLHATFGLFPQPWSSVSSSSRGIELSDVVKKFKLLGHLVARAVLDGRILDIPLSKAFYKIMLGQELDIYDIPTFDPELGKTVLEFQALVKRKKFLETSSERASNPSAYLSYKNVRLEDLCLDFTLPGNPEYELVPGGSEKMVTLDNLEEYVYLIVDATLKSGIDKQIQAFKSAINEVLSLKTLGMFNEEEIERILCGKQDAWASSKLEDHIQFDHGYEVNSQPIICFLEILREFGREEQRAFIQFTTGAPQLPLGGLASLDPKLTVVRKKCDGNVDNELPSVNTCRHFIKLPPYSSKEIMRNKLKYALAEGLGSFHLS